GCCCGCAGAAGGTAAATGGAATAGTActcatttgcattattccatttttgtcaaatttgttaatttagtttatatttaattttgttgtattgatcaaattcatttttaaacctgcgtttgtttctttgtttcagTTGAGTGACTCTCTCTACTTAACCCTTTTCCGTAAACCGCACACTTACCAACTGCTTTGATTAAGGACATATCTCTCtccctgtgtgtgtgtgtgtataatatacacacacacacatatatatatatatatatatatatatataattatatatatatatatatatatatatatatatatatatatatatatatacatacagtgCGTcaagaaaaaacgaaaccgagatttatcgatgatttatcataacttaatcacacaTAAAATAGACAAGttacctaccattgtaaagcttagactatcccctttcatctgaaattacttagattatttctcattcacgcatgaatgagcaaaaacaatttgaagaggggatgctaaaaagtcacttggcgggctctatctgggtttcaaaaagaaaaccacatttccaaagagttcaatatctgctctttaatatgatacctcaattacagaaaatagtcaagaaataacaaagttctgcttaattgaaataaatcttgaatttcaataataattttaataatttcataaaatgaagaggttttacaggctagcggtcagactcactcgacactcccttttgttgacgatcagccatgcattaagtcttttgttaaccgtgtgGTACCTTCTGTGGAAAACTGGTGAACAcacgtttttttaatgaaattatggaaatacaagcattgtttcgaggaaacagaacttttttacttcttgaccattttatgtgattaaggtatcaaataaaagaacagatattgaactcTTTTtggaatgtgattttctttttgaaatttagatACCCTTGCCATATAAGTTGTTGgtatattttcttcaaattgtttttgctcacttatgcgtgaatgaggaataatctatgaaagaagagattctaagctttacaatggtaggtcgcttgtctattgtatttgtgattaagttataataacccatcgataaatctcggtttcgtttttgtaggacgcactatatatatatatatatatatatatatatatatttatatatgcatatatgattgcttattttcttcatatttacTCTTGCATCTTTCCCTATGTCCCTAATTCTCTTAGAGGTAACCTCATTGCTTCTCCAAACAAGCTTTGCTGTACACGGTCATCTCTACCTCAGCGTAATCCAATAAACCAAAGGAAGTCTTCTAAATACGCATTTACTTCTTTGGCTGAGCCATATCAGCAGAGGTGCGAAAATTTCATGGATGGATTAAGCACTGCCAATTCAATTACATTAAATTCTGTTATTAGTTTGGATATAATTTCTGTGGTTAAAATGGATTGTGATATTGCTGACGAGGAGGGAGAACTGATGAATTCCTCAGATCTTCCTGTCGCCGAAGATATTAATGTAAATACAGATGGAGAGGACCCTTACTGGTTGGTGATGCGAGGCTGGTTCACGCCCCAAGGTGGCGTGCTCCGATGCAAAGAATCGGATGTCTACTTAGAAATACCTCCAGGGGCGATACCGAAAACTGTAAAACGACAGGAGATAGTAGCCAAAGTGGCTTTGGTCACATCCAGATTCGACTTCAAGCTTAAGAAGGATGAGGTGTGTCTGTCTCCAGTAGTTGAACTCCTATCGCCTGGACTTGCTTCTTTCGAGAGCAGGGTAGTCATCCATATACCGCATCGAGCGCGCATGGACCCTGATTGGAATTTTAAGGTTCACTATACCTGTTCTCATGGAAAGACAGAAGAACCTTGGAAAACAATCGACGAGGATGTTGACAACCGTCGCAGTTTTTCCTTAAAGCCTTTCCACTCAGATGTCTCTTTTCGGACGAACAAAACTCACTTTGTCATCGAAACCACGCACTTCTCGAAATACGCTTGCTCCGGTTGCGGCAAGAAACGGCACCTCAATCTAGAAGCGCTTGTCTCCGCAAAATATCTGAATCTGCCTAACCGCCAACAGGTTGACTTGAACTGCTACATTGCGGATACTATCAAAGACTACTGGCATCGggttaatgaaaatgaaggacAGCGCCCTCGCTCGGAGAGGCATCCTATTCATTTGAAGAGCAAAGAGCCACTTGTAGTTTCTCTCTTGACGGAAAGCGAGACTGAACGAGATGGTGGCGAATGGATACCATGGACTCTGGGGGGACATAGGCCAACAACTGTGGTAAGCCATTTTTCTATTAGCtccacgttgttacagctcgtaTTCCGAAAGCTCATTAGTCTCATAATTCAACTACTTCAAAGTCTGATTTTGAAGATTATTCGTTACTCCGACTGTTGTCAATCAAAAAAGGCAATACGTTACGTTATTCCTTTAATTTGTTACTCCAAAAATGAAGTAAGTTTCCCATCGTTTGTTGATCATATTCTCGGGCTTACTCTGACCCGATCCTTTATTTATTGGTGGTCCAACGAACCTTCTGAAAAAATAGTTCATTGTCATATTAATGGCCTTTCGGAataataaaacttttgaaaacatTCGGATAACAATTGTGATTTCCTGACTAACGACAATCTTTATATAAAAGCAAACTATTCGAAATAAAGTACCTTCGATATAACgaatatttgaaaaaaggaaacctTTGAAATGCATCTTATGTTTTAACATTGCCTTTAGGAGTAGCGCCCTTAGAATCCATAAATGTTGAATAGATGCTGATTATTGTTATCTTTAATAGTGGTAGTTTAAGAGTTTCCGATGAAGAAATCGGGCAACGAGTCCCAGTAAACTGCTTCATAATGATTCAGGCATCGTCACTTGAATAATTCcatattgttttcatattttacatttccTTCTAAACCATTATTACATGGGAACACTCCCACCTGTTATTTCCTTGTGTCTAAACCAGGCGATTCCAATACGGAATATTGTTCGATGTTGCTCCGATGCCGTGCCGTACTTTGTGACGTTTTCATTGAGACCAAAGACATCAAACAGCCCGTCGATGCCATCGCGTCTCTTTGAGTCAGCGGTTTCTTACAAACAGAAGGAGACCGGTTTGGACCTACCGATTACAATTGCCTTCGATCTGAGGGGGCACGCCTGCAATGTGAGTTGAAGTAAAGAGTCTGTCATACCTGAAAATTGTAGCCAGCGTAGTTCGATTTTATAAGGTTATGGCAAGGCGTTCTCGTATTACCACTTTTTAAATTCGTCCTCTCAAGAATGGaatgattgataaaaaaaaacggctGGCCACACATAAATTACGTCGACCTAGCCTGAAATTAATGTCCAGATGTGACACACCCTAATATCcaacttattattattttcttttttgaggggagggccAAACAGGAGAAGGACACTTTACTGTTATCAAACGGACAATAGTACAGTGTGTATAAAAACGGAACagttttgaaaagaatataaaaaattatgtttcaaaatatGATATCTAGTTTTTGGAGTTAGTagatgctctgaagtcttatcttccAAATGCCATTAAGGAAATAGGGTTTGTTTATGCATGAACGAACATTATACGTTTTCATCGAAAATTATGCCAAAGATACTGAGAATTCTAAGAGGAAACCTGCTATGATAATTGACAAGAAGCCTTTAATATGGTAATATTGTttttgccattttggcgcaagcctctttttgaacccccgatcGAACCTTTTCTtgtttgctcaagcatgaacaaaccCTATTTCCTTAATGGCATTCggaagata
This Lytechinus pictus isolate F3 Inbred chromosome 9, Lp3.0, whole genome shotgun sequence DNA region includes the following protein-coding sequences:
- the LOC129268822 gene encoding uncharacterized protein LOC129268822, with amino-acid sequence MVQLLSRFPLLIIVLFGFSRQMYPATAGVIPLGSTMPPGENGTSLECGNGTFREITYLASGRASHKCIPCSNCPCGVKTMRECNSTMDTVCAQQCEDPSAVINRTLRACVSSLGEVENCSHSEQSVNLSNDYPTTMTVSTFALETVTARSKANISPIRAFGISSGVVACIALGSAVIILIARRRGNLIASPNKLCCTRSSLPQRNPINQRKSSKYAFTSLAEPYQQRCENFMDGLSTANSITLNSVISLDIISVVKMDCDIADEEGELMNSSDLPVAEDINVNTDGEDPYWLVMRGWFTPQGGVLRCKESDVYLEIPPGAIPKTVKRQEIVAKVALVTSRFDFKLKKDEVCLSPVVELLSPGLASFESRVVIHIPHRARMDPDWNFKVHYTCSHGKTEEPWKTIDEDVDNRRSFSLKPFHSDVSFRTNKTHFVIETTHFSKYACSGCGKKRHLNLEALVSAKYLNLPNRQQVDLNCYIADTIKDYWHRVNENEGQRPRSERHPIHLKSKEPLVVSLLTESETERDGGEWIPWTLGGHRPTTVAIPIRNIVRCCSDAVPYFVTFSLRPKTSNSPSMPSRLFESAVSYKQKETGLDLPITIAFDLRGHACNTHSSVSSTPGIISPTLVRKVAVQIPLNKWKDLCRRLLIGDNHIESLIEELQTKHNDVREVKYQMLLMWRQMKGKDATCCRLSQSLRACGLVNIAENVDDGSLDMEMDSQSLSDA